A part of Vulcanisaeta moutnovskia 768-28 genomic DNA contains:
- a CDS encoding ATP-binding protein, translating to MLFDIEPKTRREGLFDRDNEVDSILNFIRGRSRFLEIYGIRRVGKTSVLRVALNEVNIPYCYIDARTLENDFTKRRFY from the coding sequence ATGTTATTCGACATAGAGCCAAAAACGAGGAGAGAGGGCCTCTTCGACAGAGACAACGAGGTAGATAGCATCCTAAACTTCATAAGGGGTAGGTCAAGGTTCCTTGAAATATACGGAATTAGGCGTGTCGGCAAGACATCGGTACTGAGGGTTGCCCTAAATGAAGTAAACATACCGTATTGCTACATTGACGCTAGGACCCTTGAGAATGACTTCACGAAAAGAAGGTTCTACTAA
- a CDS encoding VIT1/CCC1 transporter family protein: protein MQLRLSKDEVIENYKDELTDAEIYAALAKIENNEELRKELLKLSQYETSHAEFWRFIADQVGIDVSNVRSSRFSVMFSVLIRRLFGLGFLVKLRESAEVEAIERYGEMVRKNALGPYTDRLREILLDEVSHEEVFKEEESRFEAFIDNIRDAMYGMSDGLVEVLAAVAGLAPVVANPILITLAGLIVGTAGTLSMAVGAYMSTKAQRDIRETMLSKIDIELENLDIEDRTRRVKNALNKMGIGEKTASEIAPSLSTDVNISKRITEVSEIGLSEEALENPGKSALYTGIFYLIGALLVIAPFPLLGHIIGNVGSLYISIVLVALAQAISGLLTAISGSGRIAHTMAMNILLSLGAAAATYTIGTIAHQILHVAIT from the coding sequence ATGCAGTTAAGACTTAGCAAAGATGAGGTCATTGAGAATTATAAGGATGAGCTAACGGATGCTGAGATCTACGCAGCACTCGCTAAGATTGAGAATAATGAGGAATTAAGAAAGGAATTGTTAAAGTTATCACAGTACGAGACTAGCCACGCTGAGTTCTGGAGATTTATTGCTGATCAAGTAGGTATTGATGTTAGTAATGTAAGGTCCTCCAGGTTCTCAGTCATGTTCTCAGTATTAATTAGGAGGTTATTTGGGCTTGGTTTTCTCGTTAAGTTGAGGGAGAGTGCGGAGGTTGAGGCTATTGAGAGGTATGGTGAGATGGTTAGGAAGAATGCGCTTGGCCCATATACAGATAGGCTTAGGGAGATACTACTTGATGAGGTCTCGCATGAGGAGGTCTTTAAGGAGGAAGAGTCGAGGTTCGAAGCATTCATCGATAATATTAGGGATGCCATGTACGGAATGAGCGATGGTCTAGTGGAGGTGTTAGCTGCAGTGGCTGGTTTAGCCCCTGTCGTTGCTAATCCCATACTCATAACACTGGCTGGCCTAATAGTTGGTACTGCGGGCACGCTTTCAATGGCCGTAGGCGCTTATATGTCGACAAAGGCCCAGAGGGATATTAGGGAGACCATGTTGTCAAAGATAGATATAGAACTCGAGAACCTTGACATAGAGGATAGAACCAGGAGGGTTAAGAATGCCCTAAATAAAATGGGTATTGGCGAAAAAACAGCTAGTGAAATAGCCCCCAGCTTATCAACAGATGTGAACATAAGCAAAAGGATAACGGAAGTAAGCGAGATTGGCCTATCCGAAGAGGCGCTCGAGAACCCTGGGAAATCAGCCCTATACACGGGCATATTCTACCTAATAGGTGCATTACTCGTAATAGCGCCATTCCCATTACTAGGCCACATAATCGGCAACGTAGGCTCACTATACATATCGATAGTGCTCGTGGCTCTAGCACAGGCCATAAGTGGCCTATTAACGGCAATATCAGGAAGCGGCCGTATAGCCCATACAATGGCTATGAACATATTACTATCCCTAGGTGCAGCTGCAGCCACATACACAATAGGCACAATAGCGCATCAAATATTACACGTAGCAATAACCTAA
- a CDS encoding acyl-CoA dehydrogenase family protein, with protein MVFPLDGLQDYQLIFKPEHEILRKSIREFLEREVSPHALEFDDKDEVPRDILRKLGEQGLWGIGIDESLGGQGGDTVSAVILMEELSRVAPPLAVIRGTNDLFVTPLLLFGSDELRRKYVPPIARGEAFGAHAMTEPCCGSDVAGIQTKAVRRGDRWIINGRKIFISNADIADYIMVFARTSEPQPNRRWFGISAFIVEKGTPGLKIGAKFEKRGLRGSHAVEVIFDDVEVSDENRVGDVGMGFIIAMETYDRTRVGVAAQALGMAQAAFEKAFQYSLQRTAFGQYLASFEAIQFGLAEMMAELMTARYLTYLAAYLADQGREEFKYVASLAKFYTTEAAEKIVSKAIDVHGGVGVIHETGIERFLRDVKITEIYEGANNIQRVVAFRQLIRTLTKKGILNPDVAKSIT; from the coding sequence ATGGTATTTCCACTGGATGGTTTACAGGACTATCAATTAATATTTAAGCCGGAACATGAGATCCTAAGGAAGAGCATTAGGGAGTTTCTCGAGAGAGAGGTTTCTCCTCATGCCCTTGAGTTTGATGATAAGGATGAAGTACCTAGAGACATATTAAGAAAGCTTGGGGAACAGGGATTGTGGGGTATTGGCATTGATGAGAGCCTTGGTGGTCAGGGTGGCGATACAGTATCAGCGGTCATATTGATGGAGGAGTTGAGCAGGGTAGCACCGCCTCTGGCCGTTATCCGCGGTACCAATGACTTATTCGTAACGCCCCTTCTCCTCTTTGGTAGTGATGAGTTGAGGAGGAAGTACGTACCACCAATAGCTAGGGGTGAGGCCTTTGGTGCCCATGCCATGACGGAACCATGTTGCGGTAGTGATGTTGCAGGTATACAGACGAAGGCTGTTAGGAGGGGTGATAGGTGGATTATTAATGGTAGGAAGATCTTCATTAGTAATGCCGACATTGCTGATTACATAATGGTCTTTGCAAGGACAAGCGAGCCGCAACCAAATAGGCGTTGGTTTGGGATATCAGCCTTCATAGTTGAGAAGGGAACTCCTGGACTTAAGATTGGTGCTAAGTTTGAGAAGAGGGGTTTGAGAGGTAGTCATGCTGTGGAGGTTATTTTTGATGATGTTGAGGTTTCCGACGAGAATAGGGTTGGTGATGTTGGCATGGGTTTCATAATAGCCATGGAGACCTACGACAGGACCAGGGTTGGTGTTGCGGCGCAGGCACTTGGCATGGCACAGGCGGCCTTTGAGAAGGCCTTCCAGTACTCATTACAGCGCACGGCCTTTGGTCAGTACCTAGCCAGTTTTGAAGCCATACAATTTGGCCTTGCTGAGATGATGGCTGAGTTGATGACGGCGAGGTATCTAACGTACTTAGCGGCTTACCTGGCTGACCAGGGTAGGGAGGAGTTTAAGTATGTGGCTAGTCTGGCGAAGTTTTATACCACTGAGGCTGCGGAGAAAATAGTTTCTAAGGCAATTGATGTTCATGGTGGTGTCGGTGTAATTCATGAGACTGGTATAGAGAGGTTTCTTAGGGATGTTAAGATAACGGAGATTTACGAGGGTGCCAATAACATTCAGAGAGTTGTGGCCTTTAGACAGTTGATAAGGACGTTGACGAAGAAGGGCATTCTAAATCCTGATGTTGCTAAATCAATAACTTAG
- a CDS encoding carbon-nitrogen hydrolase family protein, translated as MDRLKVAIAQTRRFNNYNEGVAWLRAKTRDLSTDLIILPENWVGVKVLSSEEFNEYVSLLKELANNTGALIIGGAVYVNTNNRNVSICPMINEKGLVNYSEKIYPSRATGERAEISNGNRLGIIKINDWYIGCIICVDVLYPELTRLMAKHGIDIIANPSSISIDRVPLWRSLGLVRAFENSAYFASAMGTGYKYPDNRDVLGGSFITSPNGEFVLIIEPGIEGLFTAVLNYNEIEYARSRRGYINDLRNEYLINNVLISVTNA; from the coding sequence ATGGATAGGCTTAAGGTAGCTATTGCTCAAACGAGGAGATTTAATAACTATAATGAGGGCGTTGCGTGGTTAAGGGCTAAAACTAGGGATCTATCAACGGATTTAATAATCCTACCTGAAAACTGGGTTGGAGTAAAGGTACTTAGTAGTGAGGAATTCAATGAATACGTAAGCCTGCTTAAGGAACTCGCTAATAACACAGGTGCCTTAATAATTGGTGGTGCTGTTTACGTTAATACCAACAATAGGAATGTAAGTATATGCCCCATGATCAATGAGAAGGGGCTCGTTAATTACTCGGAAAAGATTTATCCATCTAGGGCAACTGGCGAGAGAGCAGAAATAAGTAATGGCAATAGACTTGGCATTATTAAAATAAATGATTGGTACATAGGCTGCATAATATGTGTTGATGTACTATATCCTGAATTAACCAGGCTAATGGCTAAGCACGGCATAGACATAATAGCTAACCCCAGCAGCATAAGCATTGATAGAGTACCCCTATGGAGAAGCCTAGGCCTAGTAAGGGCATTTGAGAACTCGGCATACTTCGCATCAGCCATGGGTACAGGGTATAAGTATCCAGATAACCGTGATGTACTCGGTGGTAGTTTTATAACGTCACCTAACGGCGAGTTCGTATTAATTATTGAACCAGGTATTGAGGGACTATTTACGGCTGTCCTTAATTATAATGAGATTGAGTATGCACGTTCCCGAAGGGGGTATATCAATGACCTAAGAAATGAATATCTGATAAATAATGTTTTAATAAGCGTGACTAATGCCTAA